A stretch of Natator depressus isolate rNatDep1 chromosome 2, rNatDep2.hap1, whole genome shotgun sequence DNA encodes these proteins:
- the ALG2 gene encoding alpha-1,3/1,6-mannosyltransferase ALG2, producing MAGGPGSGPSVLFLHPDLGLGGAERLVVDAALALRARGCRVQIWTAHYDPARCFSETRGLAVRSVGDWLPRSLFGRGHALCATLRMAYVALYVLLLSGEEMDVFVCDQVSACIPLLRLARTPKKVLFYCHFPDQLLTKRESFLKRIYRAPLDWLEEYTTGMADCIVVNSNFTANVFKNTFKSLNQIKPDVLYPSLNVSTFETIVPADIASIIPQGKKYLFLSINRFERKKNLALALEALHDLRGRLDAQEWNEVHLVLAGGYDERVLENVEHYEELKTVATKLNISEQVTFVRSFSDEQKISLFNNCVCVLYTPSNEHFGIVPLEAMYMRCPVIAVNSGGPLESVINNFTGFLCDPLPTQFSEAMEKFVRDPALKNTMGAAGRARVTENFSSDAFTEQLYQYICRLTQ from the exons ATGGCAGGGGGGCCGGGCTCGGGCCCGTCCGTGCTGTTCCTGCACCCGGACCTGGGCCTGGGCGGCGCCGAGCGGCTGGTAGTGGACGCGGCGCTGGCGCTGCGGGCGCGCGGCTGCCGCGTGCAGATCTGGACCGCGCACTACGACCCCGCGCGCTGCTTCTCGGAGACGCGCGGCCTCGCGGTGCGGAGCGTGGGGGATTGGCTGCCCCGCAGCCTCTTCGGGCGGGGCCACGCGCTCTGCGCCACACTGCGCATGGCCTACGTGGCGCTCTACGTGCTGCTGCTGAGCGGGGAGGAGATGGACGTGTTCGTGTGCGACCAG GTGTCTGCTTGTATCCCACTTCTCAGGCTGGCCAGAACTCCTAAGAAGGTTTTGTTTTACTGTCACTTTCCTGATCAGCTTCTGACCAAGAGAGAATCTTTTCTTAAACGCATCTATAGAGCTCCACTTGACTGGTTGGAAGAGTATACTACTGGCATGGCAGATTGCATTGTTGTcaacagcaattttacagctAATGTCTTCAAGAATACATTTAAATCCTTAAATCAGATTAAACCAGACGTCCTATACCCTTCGTTGAATGTCAGTACCTTTGAAACAATTGTTCCTGCAGATATAGCTAGTATAATTccccaggggaaaaaatatttgtttctttcaatcaatagatttgaaaggaaaaaaaacctagCATTAGCTCTGGAAGCTTTACATGATCTTCGTGGCAGGCTCGATGCTCAAGAGTGGAATGAAGTTCATCTAGTTTTGGCTGGTGGTTATGATGAAAGGGTTTTGGAAAACGTGGAACATTATGAAGAGCTGAAGACTGTTGCGACCAAGCTTAATATTAGCGAGCAAGTCACTTTTGTGAGGTCTTTTTCAGATGAAcaaaaaatctctcttttcaataactgtgtgtgtgtgctttataCGCCAAGCAATGAACACTTTGGCATAGTTCCTTTGGAGGCTATGTATATGAGATGTCCAGTTATAGCAGTTAATTCAGGTGGTCCTTTGGAATCTGTTATAAATAATTTTACAGGATTTTTGTGTGATCCCCTTCCAACACAATTTTCTGAGGCCATGGAAAAATTTGTGAGAGACCCTGCCTTAAAGAATACAATGGGAGCAGCTGGAAGAGCAAGAGTTACAGAAAATTTTTCTTCAGACGCTTTTACAGAACAGCTGTACCAATACATATGTAGATTAACACAATAA
- the SEC61B gene encoding protein transport protein Sec61 subunit beta translates to MPGPSPSGTSVGASGRSPSKAVAPRAAGSTVRQRKNASCGTRSAGRTTSAGTGGMWRFYTEDSPGLKVGPVPVLVMSLLFIASVFMLHIWGKYTRS, encoded by the exons ATG cccggccccagccccagcggcACCAGCGTCGGCGCCTCTGGCCGCTCCCCCAGCAAAGCGGTGGCGCCTCGAGCTGCGGGATCCACCGTCCGGCAAAG GAAAAACGCTAGCTGTGGGACTAGGAGCGCAGGTCGCACTACCTCAGCAGGCACTGGTGGCATGTGGAGATTCTACACAGAGGACTCCCCTGGGCTCAAAGT tgGTCCTGTTCCAGTTTTGGTTATGAGTCTCCTCTTTATTGCTTCTGTATTTATGTTGCATATCTGGGGCAAGTACACTCGCTCATAG